One genomic window of Cannabis sativa cultivar Pink pepper isolate KNU-18-1 chromosome 2, ASM2916894v1, whole genome shotgun sequence includes the following:
- the LOC115720428 gene encoding uncharacterized protein LOC115720428: protein MAIDAEDVLVCIWRFLRFFMHTSNVCVQKHPLFSCILLLFFLVYIFFDLLLYHSPFLICIAILLRCFWSSELPPTTTTTTTTSEVTVKEREKSTSPTTLLATSTIKEEVVNVVANRDSLSVGEGFSSVRRQKSRRTIVDRNREWKSQAGKKGNDNLFPPPTNDKNAKLVVKEREGFLFERGRGQSSSLLSSNSIGNNLHVVGSETSKKETLLPSDGLEQNQLKKSDSYSVVSEADNVEDFEDDDEEEEEEEAVKNGGNKAMEWTEDDQKNLMDLGLSEIERNRRLESLIAKRRARTLFQIQAEKGLIDLDGVVPTSTTIAPVFVSRDSPFEVPIGEANENESLQVPGSAPSILLPMQNPFDLPYDPLEEKPNLMADSFQQEFAAVNQKEMLYCRHESFSLGPFQYDHDHHHHHNHQDRRDFGNYFNSEKRAFEGYGLPRYKRQSGNQDTLMEQFLSEVGVSKPLNEHILESQARVLNSKTSKMDMELTEESNDETTSSSSSDMTNEAEVSSNKEPNQGNTETNMSTIEEPNYDSSPTSNDKNRMENTMFFSDHQPRRRIHTPTFSIASDMQVEVSEAGSPSMTVGNMSPNDVDSLSEDVEMVQSNSTNFDCKSFDVVSQVMESVEKLRNIAASSSETMAFENQDTTTQLAARSSFEVLSEGTEKSWSLPDESVKEGSVIYDEGDSVTEIVDVMEDHEKDEDEDEDGSLIVTRLAIEKAQQKPAEMRDLDSALHNEGNSENLNGHQAKDSSQLALEENMNLKDMEDSGARTEQEGISDMSKSVETEDKKLNRKDGVSSSDLNEEIDMDVPRSDLEELAKTSSLDEHTTDDTNLIMTQNGNYMGISSTTHISNTSGVETLEEPSSSEKFTDESNGNIISNTHEPTLVNEKAAKEEPDTLLSTDVVTAFFGTPEVTGLESNEGCKNGTGKLAEGQNTHCITPEDDPPARENDLENEKMKFVEESRDGSKQDLSIESADVANDNLNTTKCVGIESDNMMENNLDIDQDHSSKIVSNINISISLNTTVEE from the exons ATGGCTATTGATGCAGAGGATGTACTAGTATGCATATGGAGATtccttcgttttttcatgcacACTAGTAACGTATGTGTACAAAAACACCCATTGTTTTCATGCATTTTGTTACTTTTCTTCCTTGTGTACATATTCTTCGATCTTCTGCTATACCACTCCCCGTTTCTAATTTGCATCGCCATCCTTCTTCGATGTTTCTGGAGTTCCGAACTACCacccacaacaacaacaacaacaacaacaagcgAAGTAACTgtcaaagagagagaaaaatcgACATCACCAACAACGTTGTTGGCGACGAGTACCATTAAAGAAGAAGTTGTTAATGTGGTTGCTAATAGAGATAGCCTTAGCGTTGGCGAGGGCTTCTCCTCCGTACGACGACAAAAAAGTAGACGAACTATAGTTGACAGGAACAGAGAATGGAAATCCCAAGCTGGAAAAAAAGGAAACGACAACCTGTTTCCTCCCCCaacaaatgacaaaaatgcaaaactagttgtgaaagaaagagaGGGCTTTTTGTTTGAACGTGGGCGTGGGCAAAGCTCATCATTATTATCATCTAATTCTATTGGTAATAATCTCCACGTTGTTGGTTCTGAAACGTCAAAGAAAGAGACCCTTTTGCCATCTGATGGTTTGGAACAAAATCAGTTGAAGAAATCTGACAGCTACAGTGTCGTTTCAGAGGCTGACAACGTTGAAGATTTTGAAGACGATGACgaggaagaggaggaagaagagGCTGTAAAGAATGGTGGTAATAAGGCTATGGAGTGGACAGAAGATGATCAGAAGAATCTTATGGATCTTGGGCTTTCAGAGATCGAAAGAAACAGGAGGCTTGAGAGCTTAATAGCCAAAAGAAGAGCGAGAACTTTGTTCCAAATACAGGCCGAGAAAGGGttgattgatttggatggtgTTGTTCCAACAAGTACTACAATAGCCCCTGTTTTTGTTTCAAGAGACAGTCCTTTTGAGGTCCCGATTGGGGAGGCTAATGAGAATGAGTCATTACAAGTTCCTGGTTCGGCACCTTCGATTCTTTTACCTATGCAAAACCCATTTGATCTTCCTTATGATCCGCTTGAGGAGAAGCCCAATTTAATGGCTGACAGTTTTCAGCAGGAGTTTGCAGCTGTTAATCAGAAGGAAATGTTGTATTGCAGGCATGAAAGCTTCAGTTTGGGACCTTTCCAATATGAccatgatcatcatcatcatcacaacCATCAAGATCGACGTGATTTCGGTAACTATTTCAATAGTGAGAAGAGAGCATTTGAAGGATATGGATTACCCAGATACAAAAGACAATCag GAAATCAAGATACTCTTATGGAACAATTTTTATCAGAAGTGGGTGTCAGCAAGCCTCTCAATGAACACATTCTCGAGAGTCAAGCTCGGGTATTAAACTCAAAAACATCCAAAATGGACATGGAACTGACTGAAGAAAGTAACGATGAAACAACCTCATCATCTTCATCAGATATGACTAATGAAGCTGAAGTTTCAAGCAATAAAGAACCAAATCAGGGAAACACTGAAACTAATATGTCTACAATAGAAGAACCCAATTATGATTCTAGTCCCACTTCAAACGACAAGAACAGAATGGAGAACACTATGTTTTTTTCAGATCACCAACCTCGTAGACGTATTCACACTCCTACATTCTCCATAGCTTCAGATATGCAAGTAGAGGTTTCAGAAGCTGGTTCACCTTCAATGACAGTTGGGAACATGTCACCCAATGATGTAGATTCCTTGTCAGAAGATGTTGAGATGGTGCAGTCCAATTCAACAAATTTCGATTGTAAGTCCTTTGATGTTGTTAGTCAAGTGATGGAAAGTGTGGAAAAGTTGAGGAATATTGCTGCAAGCTCTTCAGAAACAATGGCTTTTGAGAACCAAGATACAACTACACAGTTGGCTGCACGTTCTTCATTTGAAGTTCTCTCTGAAGGAACAGAG AAATCATGGAGTCTTCCAGATGAGTCTGTGAAAGAGGGGAGTGTTATCTATGATGAAGGAGATTCAGTAACTGAGATTGTTGATGTCATGGAAGACCATGaaaaagatgaagatgaagatgaggATGGATCACTAATAGTAACTAGACTGGCAATAGAAAAAGCTCAACAAAAACCAGCTGAAATGAGAGATTTGGACTCTGCCTTGCATAATGAGGGAAATTCTGAAAACCTTAATGGACATCAAGCTAAGGACTCTTCACAGCTAGCACTAGAGGAAAATATGAATTTGAAAGATATGGAAGATAGTGGGGCACGAACTGAACAAGAGGGCATTAGTGACATGTCAAAGTCAGTAGAGACTGAAGACAAAAAATTGAATAGAAAGGATGGAGTTTCCTCATCAGATCTTAATGAGGAGATAGACATGGATGTCCCAAGATCTGATCTGGaagaattggccaaaactagctCACTAGATGAACATACAACTGATGATACAAATCTGATTATGACTCAAAATGGAAACTACATGGGGATTTCATCAACAACTCACATTTCAAATACTAGCGGTGTTGAAACGTTAGAG gAACCATCTTCCTCAGAAAAGTTCACAGATGAAAGTAATGGCAACATCATATCCAATACTCATGAACCAACTCTAGTCAATGAAAAGGCAGCTAAAGAAGAACCAGACACACTTCTTAGTACTGATGTTGTTACAGCATTTTTCGGAACACCTGAAGTAACTGGCTTGGAATCGAATGAAGGTTGCAAAAATGGAACTGGAAAACTAGCTGAG GGACAAAATACTCATTGCATAACACCAGAAGATGATCCACCTGCGCGTGAAAATGATTTAGAGAATGAGAAAATGAAGTTTGTTGAAGAAAGTAGAGATGGATCGAAGCAGGACTTGTCCATTGAGTCAGCTGATGTTGCAAATGACAATCTAAACACCACAAAGTGTGTTGGAATTGAATCGGATAATATGATGGAGAACAACCTTGATATTGACCAAGACCATTCGAGCAAAATAGTGAGTAATATAAACATTTCTATTTCTTTGAATACTACTGTAGAAGAATAG